In Deinococcus depolymerans, one DNA window encodes the following:
- a CDS encoding DUF4127 family protein: MTTTRVLLIPPDTRPPTLDLPVGLGRMTGAAVDVPPARALPAFFTPGDTGALRTWLLERAAGADALIVCLETLCLGGMIPARRVTDGLDVALARLAVLREVRAVNPALRIYAFGVIVRVAHDNDPHEEKAYYGQWGRELRAFSDAFDRHARHGEAHREALEAARAAVPAEVLADWVGTRERNRALHLAALDLLADGTLAHLCLTLDDTTPYGLAALDRRMLEARADELGVWERLDVYPGADEVPCALLARALRPETVPVWVRYSGVGGAGAELLYEDRPAGELVRAHLRAAGCVLADSPAEAAFVLAVNTPGVRQAHRQPDFGTVDTPHRHLPAFVDAVRADLRAGRAVSVADIAYPNGAEARLWTLLQGLPLADLAGFSAWNTAGNTLGSAVASGKLAALVTDRAGHAGTLFARMVDDVLYQGEVRAVLRAELRNPSPFDLGEQLAEADRRLPELMTPRALALWERHFAGRGWQLELGAARLAWPRLFTGVFPLRVRSADTDGEGEPAGDRPNG; encoded by the coding sequence ATGACGACCACCCGCGTGCTGCTGATCCCGCCGGACACCCGCCCTCCCACGCTGGACCTGCCGGTCGGGCTGGGCCGCATGACGGGTGCGGCCGTGGACGTCCCACCCGCGCGGGCACTTCCGGCGTTCTTCACGCCGGGCGATACCGGCGCGCTGCGAACGTGGCTGCTGGAACGGGCGGCCGGGGCGGACGCACTGATCGTGTGCCTGGAGACGTTGTGCCTGGGCGGCATGATTCCGGCGCGGCGCGTGACGGACGGCCTGGACGTGGCGCTGGCGCGGCTGGCGGTGTTGCGGGAGGTGCGGGCGGTGAATCCGGCGCTGCGGATCTACGCGTTCGGGGTGATCGTGCGGGTCGCGCATGACAACGATCCGCACGAGGAGAAGGCGTACTACGGGCAGTGGGGGCGGGAGCTGCGGGCGTTCAGTGACGCGTTCGACCGGCATGCCCGGCACGGCGAGGCGCACCGGGAGGCGCTGGAGGCGGCGCGGGCGGCCGTGCCAGCGGAGGTGCTGGCCGACTGGGTGGGCACGCGCGAGCGGAACCGGGCGCTGCACCTGGCGGCGCTGGACCTGCTGGCCGACGGGACGCTGGCGCACCTGTGCCTGACGCTGGACGACACCACGCCGTACGGGCTGGCGGCCCTCGACCGGCGGATGCTGGAGGCGCGCGCGGACGAACTGGGCGTGTGGGAACGGCTGGACGTGTACCCGGGCGCGGACGAGGTGCCGTGCGCGCTGCTGGCCCGCGCGCTGCGCCCGGAGACGGTGCCGGTGTGGGTGCGCTACAGCGGCGTGGGCGGGGCGGGCGCGGAGCTGCTGTACGAGGACCGCCCGGCGGGGGAACTGGTGCGCGCGCACCTGCGGGCGGCCGGGTGCGTGCTGGCGGACAGTCCGGCGGAGGCGGCGTTCGTGCTGGCGGTGAACACGCCGGGGGTGCGGCAGGCGCACCGGCAGCCGGATTTCGGGACGGTGGACACCCCGCACCGGCACCTGCCGGCCTTCGTGGACGCCGTGCGGGCTGACCTGCGGGCCGGTCGGGCGGTGAGTGTGGCGGACATCGCGTACCCGAACGGGGCCGAGGCGCGGCTGTGGACGCTGCTGCAGGGGTTGCCGCTGGCGGATCTGGCGGGGTTCAGCGCGTGGAACACGGCCGGGAACACGCTGGGCTCGGCGGTGGCGTCCGGGAAGCTGGCGGCGCTCGTCACGGACCGGGCCGGGCACGCCGGGACGCTGTTTGCGCGGATGGTGGACGACGTGCTGTACCAGGGGGAGGTGCGGGCGGTGCTGCGCGCCGAGCTGCGCAACCCCAGTCCCTTCGATCTGGGTGAGCAGCTGGCGGAGGCGGACCGGCGGCTCCCGGAACTGATGACCCCGCGGGCGCTGGCCCTGTGGGAGCGGCACTTCGCGGGGCGCGGCTGGCAGCTGGAGCTGGGCGCGGCGCGGCTGGCGTGGCCGCGCCTGTTCACGGGTGTCTTTCCGCTGC
- a CDS encoding S8 family peptidase produces the protein MKTAPTLLSRLALLAAALSLASCGRLPQPAATLPAPAALRSGGQLVTVRVPPEMTAETLLGALPGAQLVTFHPERGSAVLSVPATLRTASLDTQSLRALGVTLGSVEPDAELDVLQVSQAEGLASGLSNVNWASGGTNWAGGATNWAGGESFLGSRDWGNVQTYWNALNLPAAQQLIPELGSGVKVAVLDTGLDSTHPLIRDHVDSVNAWDYVDRDAAPHEMLPLQGLGRYGHGTAVGGIVLQIAPNAQLLPLRVLNPQGRGMTSRIIQAIDRAVAAGAQVINLSLGSDTDSEALNVAVAAATARGVVVVNSSGNAGKEGMVYPAQTLTTGRFTASSGLVAVGSATLAGKKSSFSNYATGMTLVAPGEGVITSYPDSRLAYASGTSFSAPAVSGAVALALSTRAATLNPSSLALNLRSSAAPVPDPLFQGKLGGGMLNVASFVSRYR, from the coding sequence ATGAAGACTGCCCCCACCCTCCTGTCCCGACTGGCCCTGCTGGCGGCCGCGCTGTCGCTGGCCTCCTGCGGACGCCTGCCGCAGCCCGCGGCGACCCTGCCGGCGCCCGCGGCGCTGCGCAGCGGCGGTCAACTCGTCACGGTGCGCGTCCCGCCGGAAATGACGGCGGAGACGCTGCTGGGCGCACTGCCCGGCGCGCAGCTCGTGACCTTCCACCCGGAGCGGGGCAGCGCTGTCCTGTCGGTCCCGGCCACCCTGCGGACCGCCAGCCTGGACACCCAGTCCCTGCGCGCCCTGGGTGTCACGCTGGGCAGCGTCGAACCCGACGCGGAGCTGGATGTCCTTCAGGTCTCGCAGGCCGAGGGGCTGGCCAGCGGGCTCAGTAACGTCAACTGGGCCAGTGGCGGCACCAACTGGGCGGGCGGCGCGACCAACTGGGCGGGCGGGGAGTCCTTCCTGGGTTCCAGGGACTGGGGGAACGTTCAGACCTACTGGAACGCCCTGAACCTCCCGGCGGCGCAGCAGCTCATTCCGGAACTCGGGAGCGGCGTGAAGGTCGCGGTCCTGGATACCGGCCTGGATTCCACGCACCCGCTGATCCGCGATCACGTGGACAGCGTGAACGCCTGGGATTACGTGGACCGGGACGCCGCTCCGCACGAGATGCTGCCGCTGCAGGGGCTGGGCCGCTACGGGCACGGCACGGCCGTCGGCGGCATCGTGCTGCAGATCGCCCCGAACGCGCAGCTGCTGCCGCTGCGCGTCCTGAATCCGCAGGGGCGCGGCATGACGTCCCGGATCATCCAGGCGATCGACCGGGCCGTGGCGGCGGGCGCGCAGGTCATCAACCTGTCGCTGGGGTCCGATACCGACTCGGAGGCGCTGAACGTGGCCGTGGCGGCTGCCACGGCGCGGGGTGTGGTGGTGGTGAACTCCTCCGGGAACGCCGGCAAGGAGGGCATGGTGTACCCGGCGCAGACCCTGACCACCGGCCGCTTCACGGCCAGCAGCGGCCTGGTCGCGGTGGGAAGCGCGACCCTGGCGGGGAAGAAGTCGAGCTTCTCGAACTACGCGACGGGCATGACGCTCGTGGCGCCCGGCGAGGGCGTGATCACCAGTTACCCGGACAGCCGCCTGGCGTACGCGTCGGGCACGTCGTTCTCCGCGCCGGCCGTGTCGGGGGCGGTGGCGCTGGCCCTGTCGACCCGCGCGGCCACCCTGAATCCGTCCAGTCTGGCGCTGAACCTGCGGTCGTCGGCCGCGCCGGTCCCGGACCCGCTGTTCCAGGGCAAGCTGGGCGGCGGCATGCTGAATGTCGCGTCCTTCGTCAGCAGGTACCGCTGA
- a CDS encoding diguanylate cyclase, producing the protein MDRPNGVPAHPAGPTDLTWHAAHCETLLAHATPDAAARLLSAAGDYVNAARAAEHEEAEIEALSLMALAAQRSGQLRLAVECQQRELDLRARRGDRAGQAHCLNNIGMLHANLGAHADALAALHGCQQLCEQYQELPLELRGACNVNIAHSFLLMGEPAHALTFLNPGLEVARRCGDRQTELAALGILGLVHKDLRETALAEETLRGAIELARAHGETQHLIDLFDNLGQVYLELGQPEQATGMFSQSLYWAVDTGDVQGRVNALLSLGRAAFSRADTDGALAQLSAALAEARGHHLNASVRTILTALVEGLEAAGQPARAYPFLRDLRELERQVFSEDSERQVQSLRSQFEAERARREADTYRQLTEAAQQARLQAEETVRVRTAELEAVQIEIVTRLGMAAEYRDDRTGQHTRRVGELSAQLAQMLGLPPEEVDLIRWAARLHDIGKIGVGDDILLKTSPYTPDEFERMKLHTVIGAKVLEGSTSRLLRMAEEIARTHHERWDGRGYPRGLRGSGIPISGRIVAVADVFDALTSERPYKEAWTVPEALEEMQRGSGTQFDPDIVERLVRMVTSNQPTLQPLLAPRMHPDLHPAPPSPQLDVAARDEAQALTEQAWNLRQSDPKRGALIAPRALELARRSGDDLTLGRAQRTSGFYCFMAGAYEDALSHLSQGMDTGILCDDRALQADCANFMAAVYSNLQEYDRAADHLAVVLRIAREARDHLREAHALHNLSNLYYHARDLHKAMELVQEGLKLYRSLDHVSGLAFATSMQATVAFDLGDPELAAECAQAALLYAEQAGNVAVMNNARTTFGRATAQLGDMPRGIRLVRQAIEEAQQHDLTLQEAGHHFELGRLLHRDGQFTEARACYGRALELAGPISARDIIMQTFLQLSELSAAEGDPQTALDLYRRHHDVEREIHDLASALKTRALMTQLEVERVKSEAQIYRLRTIELATANEALERVNTEKSGLVNMLEEQSRLLERQLSEDGLTGLFNRRHVEGVLQHEFLHGRLTHAPLCVAMADIDHFKQVNDQFSHLVGDQVLRTVAALFQSAVRPSDSVGRYGGEEFLFVFPNTTTEHGQRICERVRELVNSYDWSQIHPALSVTLSMGVATNPRVPNHERLVSLADEQLYRAKRSGRNRVCVLPEGAGD; encoded by the coding sequence ATGGATAGGCCCAACGGCGTTCCCGCCCACCCGGCCGGGCCGACCGACCTGACCTGGCACGCCGCGCACTGCGAGACGCTCCTGGCGCATGCCACGCCCGACGCGGCCGCGCGGCTGCTGTCTGCCGCCGGGGATTACGTGAACGCCGCCCGCGCCGCCGAGCATGAGGAGGCCGAGATCGAGGCGCTGAGCCTGATGGCGCTGGCCGCGCAGCGCAGCGGGCAGCTCAGGCTGGCCGTGGAGTGCCAGCAGCGGGAACTGGACCTGCGGGCCCGGCGGGGCGACCGCGCCGGGCAGGCGCACTGCCTGAACAACATCGGGATGCTGCACGCCAACCTGGGCGCGCACGCCGACGCGCTGGCCGCCCTGCACGGGTGCCAGCAGCTGTGCGAGCAGTACCAGGAACTGCCGCTCGAACTGCGGGGCGCGTGCAACGTGAACATCGCGCACTCGTTCCTGCTGATGGGAGAACCGGCCCACGCGCTGACCTTCCTGAACCCGGGCCTGGAGGTCGCGCGCCGCTGCGGGGACCGGCAGACGGAACTCGCGGCGCTGGGCATCCTGGGGCTGGTCCACAAGGACCTGCGCGAGACGGCCCTGGCCGAGGAGACCCTGCGCGGCGCCATCGAGCTGGCGCGGGCGCACGGCGAGACGCAGCACCTGATCGACCTGTTCGACAACCTCGGGCAGGTGTACCTGGAGTTGGGGCAGCCGGAGCAGGCGACCGGCATGTTCAGTCAATCGCTGTACTGGGCGGTCGATACCGGGGACGTTCAGGGCCGGGTGAACGCCCTGCTCAGCCTGGGCCGCGCCGCGTTCAGCCGCGCCGACACGGACGGCGCGCTCGCCCAGCTGAGTGCCGCCCTCGCGGAGGCGCGGGGCCATCACCTGAACGCCTCGGTCCGGACGATCCTGACCGCGCTGGTCGAGGGACTGGAGGCGGCCGGGCAGCCCGCGCGGGCCTACCCGTTCCTGCGGGACCTGCGGGAACTGGAACGGCAGGTGTTCAGCGAGGACAGCGAGCGGCAGGTGCAGTCACTGCGCAGTCAGTTCGAGGCGGAACGCGCCCGGCGCGAGGCCGACACCTACCGGCAGCTGACCGAGGCCGCCCAGCAGGCGCGGCTGCAGGCCGAGGAGACCGTGCGGGTCCGCACCGCCGAGCTGGAGGCCGTGCAGATCGAGATCGTCACCCGCCTGGGCATGGCAGCCGAGTACCGCGACGACCGCACCGGGCAGCACACCCGCCGGGTCGGGGAGCTCAGCGCGCAACTCGCGCAGATGCTGGGTCTGCCGCCCGAGGAGGTGGACCTGATCCGCTGGGCGGCGCGCCTGCACGACATCGGGAAGATCGGCGTCGGGGACGACATCCTGCTCAAGACCAGTCCGTACACGCCGGATGAGTTCGAGCGCATGAAGCTGCACACGGTGATCGGCGCGAAGGTCCTGGAGGGCAGCACCTCCCGGCTGCTGCGCATGGCCGAGGAGATCGCCCGCACCCACCACGAACGCTGGGACGGGCGCGGCTACCCGCGCGGCCTGCGTGGCAGCGGCATTCCCATCTCGGGCCGGATCGTGGCGGTCGCGGACGTGTTCGACGCCCTGACCTCCGAACGGCCGTACAAGGAAGCCTGGACCGTCCCGGAGGCGCTCGAGGAGATGCAGCGCGGCAGCGGCACGCAGTTCGACCCGGACATCGTCGAGCGGCTGGTGCGGATGGTGACCAGCAACCAGCCGACCCTGCAACCGCTGCTCGCGCCGCGCATGCATCCGGACCTGCACCCGGCCCCACCCAGCCCCCAGCTGGACGTGGCGGCGCGCGACGAGGCGCAGGCACTGACTGAACAGGCCTGGAACCTGCGGCAGAGCGACCCGAAACGGGGAGCGTTGATCGCGCCGCGCGCCCTGGAACTCGCGCGCCGCAGCGGCGACGACCTGACGCTGGGCCGGGCGCAGCGCACCAGCGGCTTCTACTGCTTCATGGCGGGCGCGTACGAGGACGCACTCTCGCACCTCTCGCAGGGCATGGACACCGGCATCCTGTGTGACGACCGGGCGCTGCAGGCGGACTGCGCGAACTTCATGGCGGCCGTGTACTCGAACCTGCAGGAGTACGACCGGGCGGCCGATCATCTCGCCGTGGTGCTGCGCATCGCCCGCGAGGCACGCGACCACCTGCGCGAGGCACACGCCCTGCACAACCTCTCGAACCTCTACTACCACGCCCGCGACCTTCACAAGGCCATGGAACTCGTGCAGGAGGGCCTGAAACTGTACCGGTCCCTGGATCACGTGAGCGGGCTGGCCTTCGCGACCAGCATGCAGGCGACCGTCGCCTTCGACCTGGGCGACCCTGAACTGGCCGCCGAGTGCGCGCAGGCCGCGCTGCTGTACGCCGAGCAGGCCGGGAACGTGGCGGTCATGAACAACGCCCGCACGACATTCGGGCGGGCCACCGCGCAGCTCGGAGACATGCCGCGCGGCATCCGCCTGGTCCGGCAGGCGATCGAGGAAGCCCAGCAGCACGACCTGACCCTGCAGGAGGCCGGACATCACTTCGAGCTGGGCCGCCTGCTGCACCGTGACGGGCAGTTCACGGAGGCGCGCGCCTGTTACGGCCGGGCGCTGGAACTGGCCGGGCCGATCAGCGCGCGGGACATCATCATGCAGACGTTCCTTCAGCTGTCCGAACTGAGCGCCGCCGAGGGCGACCCGCAGACGGCGCTGGACCTGTACCGCCGGCATCATGACGTGGAACGGGAGATTCACGACCTGGCGTCCGCGCTCAAGACCCGGGCACTGATGACCCAGCTGGAGGTGGAACGCGTGAAGTCCGAGGCGCAGATCTACCGCCTGCGAACCATCGAGCTGGCCACCGCCAACGAGGCGCTGGAACGCGTGAACACCGAGAAGAGCGGGCTGGTGAACATGCTCGAAGAGCAGTCGCGTCTGCTGGAACGGCAGCTGTCCGAGGACGGCCTGACCGGGCTGTTCAACCGGCGGCACGTGGAGGGCGTGTTGCAGCACGAGTTCCTGCACGGACGCCTGACGCACGCGCCGCTGTGCGTGGCGATGGCCGACATCGACCATTTCAAGCAGGTGAACGACCAGTTCTCGCACCTGGTGGGTGATCAGGTGCTGCGGACGGTCGCGGCGCTGTTCCAGAGCGCGGTTCGGCCGTCGGACAGCGTGGGCCGGTACGGGGGCGAGGAGTTCCTGTTCGTGTTCCCGAACACCACGACCGAGCACGGGCAGCGGATCTGCGAGCGGGTCCGGGAACTGGTGAACTCCTACGACTGGTCCCAGATTCACCCGGCGCTGAGCGTGACCCTCTCGATGGGCGTCGCCACCAACCCGCGGGTGCCGAACCATGAGCGGCTGGTGTCCCTGGCCGACGAGCAGCTGTACCGCGCGAAACGTTCCGGCAGGAACCGGGTGTGCGTGCTGCCCGAGGGTGCCGGCGACTGA
- a CDS encoding winged helix-turn-helix domain-containing protein, whose product MNHPYRQGASAADPFPEPGPAGPAADHRTESPSLTARELALFDLLSGQPGRLYSRSEILERIWGLAFGGDERVVDAYVNRVRRKVPGSRIETVRGAGYRCAPPDTLPGMAPPHPDAGADAWAALTRQVETLQRQALQARQDSEALLHLTHALEDARSVPAILGASLPLLAELARADACAAWYPSPAAPPAACLHRTGLPVPCPAGGPADAALRVEAAGQVLTLRPFTLLPRATDVPAGTGRETETPREASTLLVVAARCVALALAQSVLVSALERSALTDESTGLGNRQAFLGDLSTEVAYAARHGTAFAVALVDLGNIRYLNATAGYAGGNDLISRLARTLGGATRREDRAYRLNGATFALLLRLPPAGQPAALRGWQERSGLALAELRRSAPVPLDLYTSLVVCPDDAQDSSDLLRLALDRLSAAPPARPPFPPAATHRPADG is encoded by the coding sequence ATGAACCACCCGTACCGGCAGGGTGCGTCTGCAGCGGACCCGTTCCCGGAGCCGGGCCCGGCGGGGCCCGCGGCGGACCACCGCACCGAATCCCCGTCCCTCACGGCGCGTGAACTGGCGCTGTTCGACCTGCTGAGCGGCCAGCCCGGCCGGCTGTACTCCCGCTCCGAGATTCTGGAACGCATCTGGGGACTGGCCTTCGGCGGGGACGAACGGGTCGTGGACGCCTACGTGAACCGCGTGCGCCGCAAGGTGCCGGGCAGCCGCATCGAGACGGTGCGCGGCGCCGGGTACCGCTGCGCCCCGCCGGACACGCTGCCCGGCATGGCCCCCCCGCACCCGGACGCAGGCGCGGACGCCTGGGCGGCCCTGACCCGGCAGGTCGAGACCCTGCAACGCCAGGCCCTGCAGGCGCGCCAGGACAGCGAGGCCCTGCTGCACCTGACGCACGCGCTGGAGGACGCCCGCAGCGTGCCGGCCATCCTGGGCGCCAGCCTGCCCCTGCTGGCCGAACTGGCCCGCGCCGACGCCTGCGCCGCCTGGTACCCGTCGCCGGCCGCCCCCCCCGCCGCGTGCCTGCACCGGACCGGCCTGCCCGTTCCATGTCCGGCCGGCGGTCCGGCCGACGCGGCCCTGCGCGTCGAGGCGGCCGGGCAGGTGCTCACGCTGCGGCCCTTCACGCTGCTGCCGCGGGCGACAGACGTACCGGCCGGGACCGGCCGGGAAACCGAAACGCCGCGGGAGGCGAGCACCCTGCTGGTCGTGGCGGCCCGCTGCGTGGCCCTGGCCCTGGCGCAGAGCGTGCTGGTCAGTGCGCTGGAACGCTCGGCCCTGACGGACGAGTCCACCGGGCTGGGCAACCGGCAGGCGTTCCTGGGCGACTTGAGTACCGAGGTGGCCTACGCCGCCCGTCACGGCACGGCCTTCGCGGTGGCGCTGGTGGACCTGGGGAACATCCGGTACCTGAATGCCACGGCCGGGTACGCGGGCGGGAACGACCTGATCTCCAGGCTGGCCCGGACGCTGGGCGGCGCGACCCGCCGCGAGGACCGCGCCTACCGCCTGAACGGCGCGACCTTCGCGCTGCTGCTGCGCCTCCCGCCGGCCGGGCAGCCCGCGGCGCTGCGCGGCTGGCAGGAGCGCAGCGGTCTGGCCCTCGCGGAGCTGCGCCGCAGCGCGCCCGTCCCGCTGGACCTGTACACGTCGCTGGTCGTGTGCCCGGACGACGCCCAGGACAGCTCGGACCTGCTGCGGCTGGCGCTGGACCGCCTGAGCGCCGCCCCGCCCGCCCGTCCCCCCTTCCCCCCTGCGGCAACGCACCGGCCGGCCGATGGATAG
- a CDS encoding hydrolase, whose translation MTRAFDPGDPHAAPLAGGRPYRVVRRVLAGVPCLLELPPEGQAVTAVCVVYHGAWAAKEGKLGVYAALAAGRAGGSGAAVLLPDAALHGERQGDTPPGLNAREYVWESVRRTVAEAPALLEALHAEFSAEFGPDFRSAPLWLVGSSMGGYVVQTLRRTLPDAGFPVARTAALITSGVWQEPEVRAPHLQAFLDAHRPVTHVAELPVTPLLLASGEADPTFPLAAHHAPTAAAYRAAFAGRPDLFQEQTFAGVGHYTSRFMRDATLAFLTEGTDRDSG comes from the coding sequence GTGACCCGCGCGTTCGACCCGGGCGACCCGCACGCGGCCCCGCTGGCCGGGGGGCGGCCGTACCGGGTGGTGCGCCGGGTCCTGGCGGGCGTGCCGTGCCTGCTGGAACTGCCGCCCGAGGGTCAGGCGGTCACGGCGGTGTGCGTGGTGTATCACGGGGCCTGGGCGGCCAAGGAGGGCAAGCTGGGCGTGTACGCGGCCCTGGCGGCGGGCCGTGCGGGAGGGAGCGGCGCGGCGGTGCTGCTGCCGGACGCGGCGCTGCACGGCGAGCGGCAGGGCGACACCCCACCGGGTCTGAATGCCCGCGAGTACGTGTGGGAGAGCGTGCGCCGCACGGTGGCCGAGGCTCCGGCCCTCCTGGAGGCGCTGCACGCAGAGTTCAGCGCGGAATTCGGGCCAGATTTCAGGAGCGCGCCGCTGTGGCTGGTGGGGTCCAGCATGGGCGGGTACGTGGTGCAGACGCTGCGGCGCACGCTGCCGGACGCGGGCTTCCCGGTGGCGCGGACGGCGGCGCTGATCACGTCCGGCGTGTGGCAGGAGCCGGAGGTCCGCGCGCCGCACCTGCAGGCCTTCCTGGACGCCCACCGGCCGGTGACGCACGTGGCAGAGTTGCCGGTCACGCCGCTGCTGCTGGCGAGCGGTGAGGCCGACCCGACCTTTCCCCTGGCGGCGCATCATGCGCCCACGGCCGCGGCGTACCGGGCGGCGTTCGCCGGGCGGCCCGACCTGTTCCAGGAGCAGACCTTCGCGGGGGTAGGCCACTACACGAGCCGGTTCATGCGGGACGCGACGCTGGCGTTCCTGACCGAAGGAACTGACCGGGATTCAGGATGA
- a CDS encoding histidine phosphatase family protein, with amino-acid sequence MTGSPEVKPGTLLLVRHARATGQEPHAPLTPDGEAAAQALASSLAGLGVTRVVSSPWVRAAATARPLADRLGLPVTTDERLTERVLSGASRADWRERLRESFADDTLCLPGGESGAAARARIQAALADARDPAGVTVVVTHGNLLALALGLGFGDWAALRNPDVWATCPDGPAVRVGA; translated from the coding sequence ATGACGGGCAGCCCTGAAGTGAAGCCGGGAACGCTGCTGCTGGTGCGGCATGCGCGGGCGACCGGGCAGGAACCGCACGCCCCGCTGACCCCGGACGGTGAGGCGGCGGCGCAGGCCCTGGCCAGTTCGCTGGCCGGGCTGGGCGTCACGCGGGTCGTCAGCAGTCCGTGGGTGCGGGCGGCGGCGACGGCGCGTCCGCTGGCAGATCGGCTGGGGCTGCCCGTCACGACGGATGAGCGCCTGACCGAGCGGGTCCTGAGCGGCGCATCCCGCGCCGACTGGCGCGAGCGGCTGCGGGAGAGTTTTGCAGACGACACCCTGTGCCTGCCGGGCGGCGAGTCCGGCGCGGCGGCCCGCGCCCGCATTCAGGCGGCTCTGGCGGATGCGCGCGACCCGGCAGGCGTGACGGTCGTGGTCACGCACGGGAACCTGCTGGCCCTGGCGCTGGGTCTGGGCTTCGGGGACTGGGCGGCGCTGCGCAACCCGGACGTGTGGGCCACGTGCCCGGATGGTCCGGCGGTCCGGGTGGGCGCGTGA
- a CDS encoding FAD-dependent oxidoreductase yields the protein MDSRQAGRVNGAATGGTLPYRTLGREWDVIVAGGGTAGAVAGVAAARSGARVLVVEAQGSLGGTGTNAWVTPLMRNVSGGQNLNLGLTDEIKARLRARGDGAVDAHGNDNWFNPEGLKFVLDDLLADAGAEVLFHTQVVQPVMDGDRIGALVVHNKGGLQALRARVFIDATGDADVAAAAGVPFQAGDGDGVHQAMSLRFSLAGVDTGRLRDFLNGAGQPQDAPEFLHFWMVWGRRSSLEGLFRQAVADGVLLERDGDYFQAFSVPGRPGELSFNCPRIRADLNDGADPWQLSEAQLDGRAAVTRLTDFCRRFLPGCENAFVGVVAPMVGVRETRRIEGEYTLGVTDILDCARFEDSICRNHYPVDIHSVKGGARLLHEREGSAPYFAPDAYHEIPFRALVPRGVVNLLVPGRAASSTFEAQSAIRVQQNCHTMGEAAGIAAAWAARDHAGQVRAVDVQALRAEMRARGGNV from the coding sequence ATGGACTCACGGCAGGCAGGGCGCGTGAACGGCGCCGCGACAGGCGGCACCCTCCCCTACCGGACGCTGGGCCGCGAATGGGACGTGATCGTGGCGGGGGGTGGGACGGCCGGGGCGGTCGCGGGGGTCGCGGCGGCCCGGTCGGGCGCGCGGGTGCTGGTCGTGGAGGCGCAGGGCAGCCTGGGCGGCACGGGCACGAACGCGTGGGTGACGCCGCTGATGCGGAACGTGTCGGGCGGGCAGAACCTGAACCTGGGCCTGACGGACGAGATCAAGGCGCGCCTGCGGGCGCGGGGGGACGGCGCGGTGGACGCGCACGGGAACGACAACTGGTTCAATCCGGAGGGCCTGAAGTTCGTGCTGGATGACCTGCTGGCCGACGCGGGGGCGGAGGTGCTGTTTCATACGCAGGTGGTGCAGCCCGTCATGGACGGCGACAGGATCGGGGCGCTGGTCGTGCACAACAAGGGGGGCCTGCAGGCGCTGCGGGCGCGGGTGTTCATCGACGCGACCGGCGACGCGGACGTGGCGGCGGCGGCGGGCGTGCCGTTCCAGGCGGGTGATGGGGACGGGGTGCATCAGGCCATGAGTCTGCGGTTCTCGCTGGCGGGCGTGGATACGGGGCGGCTGCGTGACTTCCTGAACGGGGCGGGGCAACCGCAGGACGCGCCGGAGTTCCTGCATTTCTGGATGGTCTGGGGGCGCCGCAGTTCGCTGGAGGGCCTGTTCCGGCAGGCGGTGGCGGACGGGGTGCTGCTGGAACGGGACGGGGATTACTTCCAGGCGTTCAGCGTGCCGGGGCGGCCCGGAGAGTTGAGTTTCAACTGCCCCCGCATCCGGGCGGACCTGAACGACGGCGCGGACCCCTGGCAGCTCAGCGAGGCGCAGCTGGACGGGAGGGCGGCCGTGACGCGCCTGACGGACTTCTGCCGCCGCTTCCTGCCGGGCTGCGAGAACGCGTTCGTGGGGGTGGTCGCGCCGATGGTGGGCGTACGTGAGACGCGGCGCATCGAGGGCGAGTACACGCTGGGCGTGACGGACATTCTGGACTGCGCGCGCTTCGAGGATTCCATCTGCCGGAATCACTACCCGGTGGACATCCACTCGGTGAAGGGGGGCGCGCGGCTGCTGCACGAGCGGGAGGGCAGCGCGCCGTACTTCGCGCCGGACGCGTACCACGAGATTCCGTTCCGGGCGCTGGTGCCGCGCGGCGTGGTGAACCTGCTCGTGCCGGGCCGCGCGGCGAGCAGTACCTTCGAGGCGCAGTCCGCGATTCGCGTGCAGCAGAACTGCCACACGATGGGCGAGGCGGCCGGGATCGCGGCGGCCTGGGCGGCGCGGGATCACGCGGGGCAGGTGCGGGCGGTGGACGTGCAGGCCCTGCGGGCCGAGATGCGCGCGCGGGGAGGGAACGTATGA